A window from Hemicordylus capensis ecotype Gifberg chromosome 2, rHemCap1.1.pri, whole genome shotgun sequence encodes these proteins:
- the UBL4A gene encoding ubiquitin-like protein 4A produces the protein MLLTVKALQGRECSLQVSPDERISSLKRLVSEKLNVPVSQQRLLFKGKALADEHRLSDYSIGPESKLNLVIKPPEKASPEDPGRRPSPPQNPAIWHTLAQVVGRHFSVADAEKVLEQLQKDYERSLRLLSLDDIERLATRLLHPEVAEAVEMGFLD, from the exons ATGCTGCTTACGGTGAAGGCGCTCCAGGGCCGGGAATGCAGCCTCCAG GTCTCCCCGGATGAGCGTATCTCCTCTCTGAAACGTCTGGTCTCAGAGAAGCTGAATGTCCCCGTGTCCCAGCAGCGCCTGCTTTTCAAAGGCAAGGCTCTGGCAG ATGAGCACCGTCTCTCTGACTATTCTATTGGGCCTGAGTCGAAACTCAACCTTGTGATCAAGCCACCAGAGAAGGCGTCACCTGAGGACCCTGGCCGGAGACCTAGTCCCCCACAGAATCCTGCCATCTGGCACACACTGGCCCAAGTCGTTGGCAGGCATTTCAGTGTGGCTGATGCTGAGAAGGTGCTTGAGCAACTGCAGAAG gATTATGAGCGGAGCCTTCGACTACTGAGCTTGGATGACATTGAGCGTTTGGCTACACGTTTGCTTCACCCTGAGGTGGCTGAGGCTGTAGAAATGGGCTTTCTGGATTAG